From a single Arachis hypogaea cultivar Tifrunner chromosome 3, arahy.Tifrunner.gnm2.J5K5, whole genome shotgun sequence genomic region:
- the LOC112772208 gene encoding disease resistance protein Roq1 isoform X2, translating to MFCAPLKIYRGEDTRHGFTGHLYDALCRNGINTFIDDENLRTGETIRPQLLQSIEASKISIIVFSTNYAASTWCLDELVKILQCHRERNQLVFPVFYKVEPSDVRHQRNTYKEAMDAHEIRFGCHTQKVKEWKEALAETSNMKGFHLKQGYEFKFIQEIVSKALTHIPPRQLLIEDRMIGLQTRVVEVESHLYSSYSTSKYKILSNIKSPKPKLYNNNTMLGIVGIGGSGKTTLAKALYNSICGRFECACFLFNVRKISDQEEGLVRLQQTLLSKLLGEGEIKVRSVEEGISMIKEKLSKKRALIVLDDVDKIEQLKAFAGECDWFSDETRIVMTTRDKYLLTAHKVEKIYKMKLLSDPESLELFCWNAFKMTRPEANYEGLSNQAIHYAQGLPLALKVIGSNLINKNLKEWKSALDKYEKNPPKDIQSVLRVSYDSLEGNEKDIFLDIACFFNGKKCEYVKNVLDGCGMFTEDGIRVLVDKSLLTINDGYLRMHDLIQNMGREIVKQEAPKDVSKRSRLWFHEDVLKLLTEDKENKKIEGIKLVQCEEDDWTDTAFVKMKQLRILILRNTNLSCGTIHLPKQLRLLDWRGYPSNSIPSDLKEIVAFSLRHSPLTLEKPFQNFGHLTYMNFSHCESITHFPNVSEAQCLRKLILNGCINLVRFDESVGFLPNLTYLRASKCIKLTKFLSRICLPSLEHLSFNWCRRLGLFPDIVGKMDKPLKICLKATAIQELPDSFVDLVGLHYLDLTSCEKLGYLPSCLFMLPNFVTLKVGGCPQLGGSFARFRESLSTNAECRPSLETLHFSHASLCDEDLHVIMLSFPNLEVLNVSLNNFVSIPACVQELSYLTSLDLSYCLNLQEIPKLPSSVRKVDLRHCDSLSASTTSMLWSQVREEIHKLQVVMPTSNTKIPKWWDDRTSWKHDPQDLNFWARGKFPVVALAFVFGEMNYQSVGLDLSIDSGDVNSTYQPSHNFRVAENHVLLCDLRLWFSDEEWKRLDAHVEHGNKWKTVKVRCVPDIIPVHWGVYVYKEETSMKDVQFQEWEAVNLSWTEPSVKKRLYSAEELYIASFSESLKTVVKNLKRLMAPREEQSFCLMQHDRDKDKDEAEDEDEDEEGESDMEA from the exons ATGTTCTGCGCACCGTTGAAGATTTATAG GGGTGAAGACACACGTCATGGATTCACAGGTCATCTCTATGATGCTCTCTGCCGCAACGGAATCAACACCTTCATCGATGATGAGAATCTCAGAACAGGAGAAACAATTCGACCTCAACTCCTTCAATCCATTGAAGCCTCAAAGATCTCCATTATTGTTTTCTCAACAAACTATGCAGCTTCAACATGGTGCCTTGATGAACTCGTTAAGATCCTGCAATGTCACAGGGAAAGGAACCAACTTGTGTTTCCGGTCTTCTACAAAGTAGAGCCCTCAGATGTACGGCATCAGAGGAACACTTACAAGGAAGCCATGGATGCTCATGAAATCAGGTTTGGTTGTCACACTCAGAAGGTGAAAGAATGGAAGGAAGCTTTGGCAGAAACATCCAACATGAAAGGCTTTCATTTGAAACAAGG GTATGAATTCAAGTTTATTCAAGAAATTGTAAGCAAGGCATTGACTCATATACCTCCAAGACAATTACTTATTGAGGATCGTATGATTGGATTGCAAACTCGAGTTGTAGAAGTGGAGTCACATCTATATTCATCGTACAGCACATCTAAGTACAAGATATTATCCAATATCAAATCACCCAAACCAAAGCTCTACAATAACAATACCATGTTGGGGATTGTTGGAATTGGTGGGAGTGGAAAGACGACACTTGCCAAAGCCTTGTATAACTCCATCTGTGGCCGGTTTGAATGTGCttgttttcttttcaatgttAGAAAAATTTCAGATCAAGAAGAGGGCCTAGTACGTCTACAGCAAACGCTCCTCTCAAAGTTGCTTGGGGAGGGGGAAATCAAGGTCCGCAGTGTCGAGGAAGGAATCAGTATGATCAAAGAGAAACTTAGCAAAAAAAGAGCTCTTATTGTTCTTGATGATGTTGATAAGATAGAACAATTAAAAGCATTTGCAGGAGAATGTGATTGGTTTAGTGACGAGACTCGAATTGTTATGACAACAAGGGATAAATATCTTCTAACAGCTCATAAAGTCgaaaagatttacaagatgaaatTGCTAAGTGACCCTGAATCTCTAGAGCTCTTCTGTTGGAATGCCTTCAAAATGACAAGGCCCGAAGCAAACTATGAAGGCCTATCCAATCAAGCAATACATTATGCCCAGGGTCTCCCATTAGCCTTAAAGGTTATAGGctctaatttgattaataaaaatttaaaagagtgGAAGTCTGCTTTGGACAAATATGAGAAGAATCCTCCTAaagacattcaaagtgttcttagagTAAGCTATGATAGTCTTGAAGGCAATGAAAAGGATATTTTTCTTGACATAGCATGCTTCTTCAATGGGAAGAAATGTGAATATGTAAAAAATGTATTAGATGGATGTGGTATGTTTACAGAAGATGGTATTAGAGTACTAGTTGATAAATCTCTCTTAACTATCAACGATGGTTACTTGAGGATGCATGATCTAATACAGAATATGGGTAGAGAGATTGTGAAGCAGGAGGCACCAAAAGACGTTAGTAAACGCAGCAGATTATGGTTTCATGAAGATGTTCTTAAGCTACTAACCGAAGATAAA gaaaataaaaaaattgaaggaaTAAAGCTTGTTCAATGTGAAGAAGATGATTGGACTGATACTGCCTTTGTGAAGATGAAGCAACTTAGAATTCTCATTCTTCGGAACACAAACCTTTCATGTGGGACTATTCATCTACCTAAGCAATTAAGGCTACTTGATTGGAGGGGGTACCCTTCAAATTCTATCCCATCGGACTTAAAAGAAATTGTTGCCTTCAGTTTGCGTCATAGTCCTCTGACGTTGGAAAAGCCGTTTCAG AACTTTGGGCATTTGACTTACATGAATTTCTCCCATTGTGAATCGATCACTCATTTTCCTAATGTATCTGAAGCCCAATGTTTAAGAAAGTTGATACTCAATGGATGCATAAACTTGGTTAGGTTTGATGAATCAGTTGGATTTCTCCCAAACCTTACATATTTGAGAGCTTCAAAGTGCATTAAGTTAACAAAGTTTCTTTCAAGAATTTGTTTGCCTTCACTAGAGCACCTTTCCTTTAACTGGTGTAGAAGACTTGGACTCTTCCCAGACATAGTGGGAAAGATGGATAAGCCACTAAAGATTTGTTTGAAAGCTACTGCTATTCAAGAGCTTCCAGATTCCTTTGTTGATCTTGTAGGACTTCACTATTTAGATTTGACAAGTTGCGAGAAACTTGGTTATCTTCCAAGCTGCTTATTTATGCTGCCAAATTTTGTCACATTGAAAGTTGGAGGATGCCCTCAACTTGGTGGATCGTTTGCAAGATTCAGAGAAAGCCTTTCAACTAATGCAGAGTGCCGTCCAAGTTTAGAAACTCTACATTTCAGCCATGCAAGTTTATGTGACGAAGATCTTCATGTAATTATGCTGAGTTTTCCAAACTTGGAAGTCTTAAATGTTTCATTAAACAACTTCGTGTCTATTCCAGCATGCGTTCAAGAATTGTCCTACTTGACAAGTTTGGATTTGAGTTATTGCCTAAATCTTCAAGAAATTCCAAAACTTCCCTCTAGTGTTAGGAAAGTGGATCTGAGACACTGCGATTCCTTAAGTGCAAGCACCACAAGTATGCTATGGTCACAG GTGCGCGAAGAGATACATAAATTACAAGTTGTGATGCCAACTTCCAATACAAAGATTCCAAAATGGTGGGACGATCGTACAAGTTGGAAGCACGATCCACAGGACCTGAATTTCTGGGCACGTGGCAAGTTCCCAGTTGTGGCTTTGGCGTTTGTGTTTGGAGAAATGAACTATCAATCTGTTGGGCTGGACTTGTCCATTGACTCTGGGGATGTAAACTCTACATACCAACCATCGCATAATTTCAGAGTTGCAGAAAATCATGTGTTGTTGTGCGACCTACGACTATGGTTCAGTGATGAGGAGTGGAAGAGACTTGATGCACATGTTGAGCATGGTAACAAATGGAAGACAGTGAAGGTGAGGTGTGTACCAGACATCATCCCAGTTCATTGGGGAGTGTATGTTTACAAggaagaaacaagcatgaaagatGTCCAATTTCAGGAGTGGGAGGCGGTTAACTTGAGTTGGACAGAGCCTTCTGTGAAGAAGAGATTATATTCTGCTGAGGAACTTTACATTGCTAGCTTCTCAGAAAGCCTCAAAACTGTGGTAAAAAATTTGAAGCGGCTTATGGCTCCAAGAGAAGAGCAAAGCTTTTGCTTAATGCAACATGACAGAGATAAGGACAAAGATGAGGctgaggatgaggatgaggatgaggaagGAGAGTCAGACATGGAAGCATAG
- the LOC112772208 gene encoding disease resistance protein Roq1 isoform X1, with protein sequence MENRASTSGTMFTNYDIFLSFRGEDTRHGFTGHLYDALCRNGINTFIDDENLRTGETIRPQLLQSIEASKISIIVFSTNYAASTWCLDELVKILQCHRERNQLVFPVFYKVEPSDVRHQRNTYKEAMDAHEIRFGCHTQKVKEWKEALAETSNMKGFHLKQGYEFKFIQEIVSKALTHIPPRQLLIEDRMIGLQTRVVEVESHLYSSYSTSKYKILSNIKSPKPKLYNNNTMLGIVGIGGSGKTTLAKALYNSICGRFECACFLFNVRKISDQEEGLVRLQQTLLSKLLGEGEIKVRSVEEGISMIKEKLSKKRALIVLDDVDKIEQLKAFAGECDWFSDETRIVMTTRDKYLLTAHKVEKIYKMKLLSDPESLELFCWNAFKMTRPEANYEGLSNQAIHYAQGLPLALKVIGSNLINKNLKEWKSALDKYEKNPPKDIQSVLRVSYDSLEGNEKDIFLDIACFFNGKKCEYVKNVLDGCGMFTEDGIRVLVDKSLLTINDGYLRMHDLIQNMGREIVKQEAPKDVSKRSRLWFHEDVLKLLTEDKENKKIEGIKLVQCEEDDWTDTAFVKMKQLRILILRNTNLSCGTIHLPKQLRLLDWRGYPSNSIPSDLKEIVAFSLRHSPLTLEKPFQNFGHLTYMNFSHCESITHFPNVSEAQCLRKLILNGCINLVRFDESVGFLPNLTYLRASKCIKLTKFLSRICLPSLEHLSFNWCRRLGLFPDIVGKMDKPLKICLKATAIQELPDSFVDLVGLHYLDLTSCEKLGYLPSCLFMLPNFVTLKVGGCPQLGGSFARFRESLSTNAECRPSLETLHFSHASLCDEDLHVIMLSFPNLEVLNVSLNNFVSIPACVQELSYLTSLDLSYCLNLQEIPKLPSSVRKVDLRHCDSLSASTTSMLWSQVREEIHKLQVVMPTSNTKIPKWWDDRTSWKHDPQDLNFWARGKFPVVALAFVFGEMNYQSVGLDLSIDSGDVNSTYQPSHNFRVAENHVLLCDLRLWFSDEEWKRLDAHVEHGNKWKTVKVRCVPDIIPVHWGVYVYKEETSMKDVQFQEWEAVNLSWTEPSVKKRLYSAEELYIASFSESLKTVVKNLKRLMAPREEQSFCLMQHDRDKDKDEAEDEDEDEEGESDMEA encoded by the exons ATGGAAAATCGAGCTTCAACTTCTGGGACCATGTTTACTAACTACGATATCTTTCTGAGTTTCAGGGGTGAAGACACACGTCATGGATTCACAGGTCATCTCTATGATGCTCTCTGCCGCAACGGAATCAACACCTTCATCGATGATGAGAATCTCAGAACAGGAGAAACAATTCGACCTCAACTCCTTCAATCCATTGAAGCCTCAAAGATCTCCATTATTGTTTTCTCAACAAACTATGCAGCTTCAACATGGTGCCTTGATGAACTCGTTAAGATCCTGCAATGTCACAGGGAAAGGAACCAACTTGTGTTTCCGGTCTTCTACAAAGTAGAGCCCTCAGATGTACGGCATCAGAGGAACACTTACAAGGAAGCCATGGATGCTCATGAAATCAGGTTTGGTTGTCACACTCAGAAGGTGAAAGAATGGAAGGAAGCTTTGGCAGAAACATCCAACATGAAAGGCTTTCATTTGAAACAAGG GTATGAATTCAAGTTTATTCAAGAAATTGTAAGCAAGGCATTGACTCATATACCTCCAAGACAATTACTTATTGAGGATCGTATGATTGGATTGCAAACTCGAGTTGTAGAAGTGGAGTCACATCTATATTCATCGTACAGCACATCTAAGTACAAGATATTATCCAATATCAAATCACCCAAACCAAAGCTCTACAATAACAATACCATGTTGGGGATTGTTGGAATTGGTGGGAGTGGAAAGACGACACTTGCCAAAGCCTTGTATAACTCCATCTGTGGCCGGTTTGAATGTGCttgttttcttttcaatgttAGAAAAATTTCAGATCAAGAAGAGGGCCTAGTACGTCTACAGCAAACGCTCCTCTCAAAGTTGCTTGGGGAGGGGGAAATCAAGGTCCGCAGTGTCGAGGAAGGAATCAGTATGATCAAAGAGAAACTTAGCAAAAAAAGAGCTCTTATTGTTCTTGATGATGTTGATAAGATAGAACAATTAAAAGCATTTGCAGGAGAATGTGATTGGTTTAGTGACGAGACTCGAATTGTTATGACAACAAGGGATAAATATCTTCTAACAGCTCATAAAGTCgaaaagatttacaagatgaaatTGCTAAGTGACCCTGAATCTCTAGAGCTCTTCTGTTGGAATGCCTTCAAAATGACAAGGCCCGAAGCAAACTATGAAGGCCTATCCAATCAAGCAATACATTATGCCCAGGGTCTCCCATTAGCCTTAAAGGTTATAGGctctaatttgattaataaaaatttaaaagagtgGAAGTCTGCTTTGGACAAATATGAGAAGAATCCTCCTAaagacattcaaagtgttcttagagTAAGCTATGATAGTCTTGAAGGCAATGAAAAGGATATTTTTCTTGACATAGCATGCTTCTTCAATGGGAAGAAATGTGAATATGTAAAAAATGTATTAGATGGATGTGGTATGTTTACAGAAGATGGTATTAGAGTACTAGTTGATAAATCTCTCTTAACTATCAACGATGGTTACTTGAGGATGCATGATCTAATACAGAATATGGGTAGAGAGATTGTGAAGCAGGAGGCACCAAAAGACGTTAGTAAACGCAGCAGATTATGGTTTCATGAAGATGTTCTTAAGCTACTAACCGAAGATAAA gaaaataaaaaaattgaaggaaTAAAGCTTGTTCAATGTGAAGAAGATGATTGGACTGATACTGCCTTTGTGAAGATGAAGCAACTTAGAATTCTCATTCTTCGGAACACAAACCTTTCATGTGGGACTATTCATCTACCTAAGCAATTAAGGCTACTTGATTGGAGGGGGTACCCTTCAAATTCTATCCCATCGGACTTAAAAGAAATTGTTGCCTTCAGTTTGCGTCATAGTCCTCTGACGTTGGAAAAGCCGTTTCAG AACTTTGGGCATTTGACTTACATGAATTTCTCCCATTGTGAATCGATCACTCATTTTCCTAATGTATCTGAAGCCCAATGTTTAAGAAAGTTGATACTCAATGGATGCATAAACTTGGTTAGGTTTGATGAATCAGTTGGATTTCTCCCAAACCTTACATATTTGAGAGCTTCAAAGTGCATTAAGTTAACAAAGTTTCTTTCAAGAATTTGTTTGCCTTCACTAGAGCACCTTTCCTTTAACTGGTGTAGAAGACTTGGACTCTTCCCAGACATAGTGGGAAAGATGGATAAGCCACTAAAGATTTGTTTGAAAGCTACTGCTATTCAAGAGCTTCCAGATTCCTTTGTTGATCTTGTAGGACTTCACTATTTAGATTTGACAAGTTGCGAGAAACTTGGTTATCTTCCAAGCTGCTTATTTATGCTGCCAAATTTTGTCACATTGAAAGTTGGAGGATGCCCTCAACTTGGTGGATCGTTTGCAAGATTCAGAGAAAGCCTTTCAACTAATGCAGAGTGCCGTCCAAGTTTAGAAACTCTACATTTCAGCCATGCAAGTTTATGTGACGAAGATCTTCATGTAATTATGCTGAGTTTTCCAAACTTGGAAGTCTTAAATGTTTCATTAAACAACTTCGTGTCTATTCCAGCATGCGTTCAAGAATTGTCCTACTTGACAAGTTTGGATTTGAGTTATTGCCTAAATCTTCAAGAAATTCCAAAACTTCCCTCTAGTGTTAGGAAAGTGGATCTGAGACACTGCGATTCCTTAAGTGCAAGCACCACAAGTATGCTATGGTCACAG GTGCGCGAAGAGATACATAAATTACAAGTTGTGATGCCAACTTCCAATACAAAGATTCCAAAATGGTGGGACGATCGTACAAGTTGGAAGCACGATCCACAGGACCTGAATTTCTGGGCACGTGGCAAGTTCCCAGTTGTGGCTTTGGCGTTTGTGTTTGGAGAAATGAACTATCAATCTGTTGGGCTGGACTTGTCCATTGACTCTGGGGATGTAAACTCTACATACCAACCATCGCATAATTTCAGAGTTGCAGAAAATCATGTGTTGTTGTGCGACCTACGACTATGGTTCAGTGATGAGGAGTGGAAGAGACTTGATGCACATGTTGAGCATGGTAACAAATGGAAGACAGTGAAGGTGAGGTGTGTACCAGACATCATCCCAGTTCATTGGGGAGTGTATGTTTACAAggaagaaacaagcatgaaagatGTCCAATTTCAGGAGTGGGAGGCGGTTAACTTGAGTTGGACAGAGCCTTCTGTGAAGAAGAGATTATATTCTGCTGAGGAACTTTACATTGCTAGCTTCTCAGAAAGCCTCAAAACTGTGGTAAAAAATTTGAAGCGGCTTATGGCTCCAAGAGAAGAGCAAAGCTTTTGCTTAATGCAACATGACAGAGATAAGGACAAAGATGAGGctgaggatgaggatgaggatgaggaagGAGAGTCAGACATGGAAGCATAG